A DNA window from Pseudodesulfovibrio thermohalotolerans contains the following coding sequences:
- a CDS encoding asparagine synthase-related protein: MPASLIVGLDKGRLQTGLDGRASKGADPSGRLTVSSASGPHWAVHSGCSDKCALGETRIYEDDRYAACYAGALIDRTVIPWREILDGLETGRDGVFETLQANHAVMVYSKEEHAVYLVSDKFGQHSLFMGVLEGRFIASTSILTFLHVLDAPELDPAWLHDFFFFNYPLGTTAQLKGVERVGPGRVVRIDLATGRREGRRYAPQLERKRSAMTMREAQARAFETFSERFPHYYDNILPGGCGVGVTGGFDARIVASYMPEDVSAHLYTYGIEGCSDMVNGKKVAGRLGLRHHAFAFGSMGEQELRDLAADTVYYSGGTLNALRATLAKVYRHLTGAGLGIILTGVSSGHFFRGVFSTPQVLSDATVQLIRDPGYTPTPFYAELFRDGDALLDSFEAKRRHLLEGLGWAHMPVEERHMSFMHYEQAPKYFGGELVFAESFGHMRSPFWDARIRELSHEIPLSTLYNSLFLGRGSTPWESKAMLGYILAHGRLKHLNVDGMPPKYWAAGTKLGYYVGKAIHQGPEKLARKLFPKTGGRVPLEDWGAWVRKAFLPNLRGTMADSPLARYINPEKAELILEGDMNDPMTMHWTGKLLTASLALDLVEKRMPHFAA, from the coding sequence ATGCCCGCATCGCTTATTGTTGGGTTGGATAAAGGTCGGCTTCAAACCGGTCTCGATGGCAGGGCGTCCAAAGGGGCCGATCCTTCGGGGCGGCTGACGGTGTCCTCGGCCTCTGGTCCCCATTGGGCGGTTCACTCCGGGTGCAGCGATAAATGCGCGCTCGGCGAAACCCGGATATACGAAGACGATCGGTATGCCGCCTGTTACGCCGGGGCGTTGATCGATCGGACCGTCATCCCGTGGCGCGAAATTCTGGACGGCCTCGAAACGGGCCGCGACGGGGTGTTCGAAACGCTCCAGGCCAACCATGCCGTGATGGTGTACAGCAAGGAAGAGCACGCCGTGTACCTCGTGTCGGACAAGTTCGGCCAGCATTCCCTGTTCATGGGCGTCCTCGAAGGCCGTTTCATCGCGTCCACGTCCATCCTCACTTTCCTGCATGTGCTGGACGCGCCGGAGCTCGATCCGGCCTGGCTGCACGATTTCTTTTTTTTCAACTATCCGCTGGGGACCACGGCCCAGCTTAAGGGCGTGGAGCGCGTGGGGCCCGGCCGCGTGGTGCGCATCGATCTTGCGACCGGCAGGCGCGAGGGACGGCGATACGCCCCGCAGCTTGAGCGGAAACGGTCGGCCATGACCATGCGCGAGGCCCAGGCCCGCGCGTTCGAGACCTTCAGCGAGCGGTTTCCGCATTACTACGACAACATCCTGCCCGGCGGGTGCGGCGTGGGCGTGACGGGAGGCTTCGACGCGCGCATCGTGGCGTCCTACATGCCCGAGGACGTTTCCGCTCATCTCTACACCTACGGCATCGAGGGATGCTCGGACATGGTGAACGGAAAGAAAGTGGCGGGGAGGCTCGGGCTCAGGCACCACGCCTTCGCGTTCGGCTCCATGGGCGAACAGGAATTGCGGGATCTGGCGGCCGACACCGTCTACTATTCTGGCGGGACCCTCAACGCCTTGCGGGCCACCCTGGCCAAGGTCTACCGCCACCTGACCGGGGCCGGGCTCGGCATTATCCTGACCGGCGTGTCCAGCGGGCATTTTTTTCGCGGCGTATTTTCCACGCCACAGGTGCTTTCGGACGCCACCGTCCAGCTCATCCGGGACCCGGGGTACACGCCGACCCCGTTCTATGCCGAGCTTTTCCGCGACGGGGACGCTCTGCTTGATTCCTTCGAAGCGAAGCGTCGCCATCTGCTGGAGGGACTCGGCTGGGCACATATGCCCGTGGAAGAGCGGCACATGAGCTTCATGCACTACGAGCAGGCCCCCAAGTATTTCGGGGGCGAATTGGTTTTTGCCGAGAGTTTCGGCCATATGCGCTCTCCTTTCTGGGATGCCCGCATCCGCGAGCTTTCCCACGAGATACCGCTCAGCACGCTCTACAACTCCCTCTTCCTGGGCCGGGGCTCGACCCCCTGGGAGTCCAAGGCCATGCTGGGTTACATCCTTGCCCATGGCAGGCTGAAGCATCTGAACGTGGATGGTATGCCGCCGAAATACTGGGCGGCCGGAACGAAGCTGGGGTATTACGTCGGCAAGGCCATTCACCAGGGGCCGGAGAAGCTCGCCCGCAAACTGTTCCCGAAAACCGGCGGCCGCGTGCCCTTGGAGGATTGGGGTGCCTGGGTGCGGAAGGCTTTTCTGCCGAACCTTCGCGGGACCATGGCCGATTCACCTCTGGCCCGTTACATCAATCCGGAAAAGGCCGAACTCATCCTCGAAGGGGACATGAACGATCCCATGACCATGCACTGGACCGGCAAGCTGCTTACCGCGTCCCTGGCGCTTGATCTGGTTGAAAAGCGGATGCCGCATTTCGCGGCGTGA
- a CDS encoding acyltransferase — protein MSDKTLSERDAGIDLLRCVCMGGVVLLHSIQTVVFACGNAPAAYWNTHLAVFSALRWPVLIFFLLSGVLIPKTFTVRDLPAYYRHRAWKILPPFLAWSAIFCFIRGTSNVSWETNWATVAATFSQIPYKMSYYHLWFMYDFILIILAAPLVVLLKNRFRIFDSRTFLLLSGILLFASQMFMNLGHIGRIPVYVFYFYLGTFMYSFGGRYKYPLLALGVCGFAYNFISARDIVAATGSCGMVTSTMRYSFIQQLPMVLAAYFIAGKIRITNTALHNAVTKIALCGFGIYLSHPLFIWLFRFDKLESYLRLPPLVFGLFVFIVCSLASLALAWLLRTNRYTRWLSP, from the coding sequence GTGTCCGACAAAACATTGTCCGAAAGAGATGCCGGTATTGACCTGCTGCGCTGTGTCTGCATGGGCGGCGTCGTCCTCCTTCACAGTATTCAGACCGTTGTTTTCGCCTGCGGCAATGCCCCGGCGGCCTATTGGAATACCCACCTCGCGGTCTTTTCCGCCCTTCGCTGGCCCGTGCTCATATTCTTTCTGCTGAGCGGGGTCCTGATCCCGAAGACGTTCACCGTCAGGGACCTCCCGGCCTATTACCGTCACCGCGCCTGGAAAATCCTGCCGCCGTTTCTGGCGTGGTCCGCCATATTCTGTTTCATCCGGGGCACGTCGAACGTGTCCTGGGAAACGAATTGGGCCACGGTTGCCGCTACCTTCTCCCAGATTCCGTACAAAATGTCCTACTACCACCTGTGGTTCATGTACGACTTCATACTGATAATCCTTGCGGCTCCTCTCGTCGTACTCCTGAAAAACCGCTTCCGCATCTTCGACAGCCGCACCTTCCTGCTGCTGTCCGGCATCCTGCTGTTTGCGAGCCAGATGTTCATGAATCTCGGCCATATCGGCAGGATACCCGTATATGTCTTCTATTTTTATCTCGGCACCTTCATGTATTCCTTCGGAGGGAGATACAAATATCCTCTCCTGGCGCTCGGGGTTTGCGGTTTCGCCTACAACTTCATCTCCGCCCGGGACATCGTCGCCGCCACGGGGAGTTGCGGCATGGTGACGTCCACCATGCGGTACAGCTTCATCCAGCAGCTTCCGATGGTTCTCGCCGCTTACTTCATCGCCGGGAAAATCCGCATCACGAACACCGCGCTTCATAATGCGGTGACGAAAATCGCCCTGTGCGGTTTCGGCATCTACCTCTCACACCCCCTGTTCATCTGGCTCTTCCGATTCGACAAGCTGGAAAGCTACCTGCGGCTTCCCCCGCTTGTTTTCGGCCTCTTCGTGTTCATCGTCTGCTCTCTCGCCTCGCTGGCGCTCGCATGGCTGCTCCGGACGAACAGGTACACGCGCTGGCTGTCGCCCTAG
- a CDS encoding lipid II:glycine glycyltransferase FemX encodes MDIVIATEKDRADWNDFLARCPNGNLRQTFAWGRIKAKAGWEPIPLMAKAGGEVRAAMLILKKRLPLGFSLLYACRGPVLAWDDVEAVQALFEWVRRNAGSHKAVMLRIDPEPGDEALMARRLADVGFIELDVPYTGWNRTRYEIRLALKPEETIDDLFRSFRRTHRQNIASAGKKGVTLEIGYKDGDDRIFFDLMQQLESNKHALYHSFEYYSGTIAELLADGSGEILKAVYDGKVIGVLILNLVGDRCWAVYQANDYDYRKLMPNKFVLWEGIKYAKEKGCVFFDMGATQGRAFNPDSALDGYKMAYRPDVVAFPPYYDLPLNRLLYRCFSLMEFKLIPRLYDLRRKWENMKKKFGS; translated from the coding sequence ATGGATATAGTGATCGCTACCGAGAAGGACAGGGCCGACTGGAACGACTTTCTCGCCCGCTGCCCCAACGGCAATTTGCGGCAGACATTTGCCTGGGGCCGGATCAAGGCCAAGGCCGGTTGGGAGCCCATTCCCCTGATGGCGAAGGCGGGCGGAGAGGTCCGGGCGGCGATGCTTATCCTGAAAAAGCGGCTGCCTCTGGGATTCTCGCTGTTGTACGCCTGCCGGGGGCCCGTGCTGGCCTGGGACGACGTCGAGGCCGTGCAGGCGCTTTTCGAATGGGTGCGGCGAAACGCCGGGAGCCACAAGGCCGTCATGCTCAGGATAGACCCGGAACCGGGGGACGAAGCCCTGATGGCCCGTCGACTGGCCGACGTAGGCTTCATTGAGCTGGACGTGCCGTATACCGGCTGGAACCGGACGCGGTACGAGATTCGCCTGGCCCTGAAGCCGGAGGAGACCATTGACGATCTGTTCCGTTCATTCCGGAGGACCCACCGCCAGAATATCGCGTCGGCGGGCAAAAAGGGCGTGACGCTGGAGATCGGCTACAAGGACGGCGATGACCGCATATTCTTCGATCTGATGCAGCAGTTGGAATCCAACAAGCACGCGCTTTACCACAGCTTCGAGTATTACTCAGGCACGATCGCCGAATTGCTGGCCGACGGCAGCGGGGAAATCCTGAAGGCCGTGTACGACGGCAAGGTTATCGGCGTGCTGATCCTCAACCTGGTGGGCGACCGTTGCTGGGCCGTGTACCAGGCCAATGATTACGACTACCGCAAGCTGATGCCGAACAAGTTCGTACTCTGGGAGGGCATCAAGTACGCCAAGGAAAAGGGGTGCGTCTTCTTCGACATGGGGGCCACCCAGGGGCGCGCCTTCAATCCCGATTCGGCTCTGGACGGTTACAAGATGGCGTATCGCCCCGATGTGGTGGCGTTCCCGCCCTATTACGACCTGCCGCTCAACCGTCTGCTGTATCGCTGCTTTTCCCTTATGGAATTCAAGTTGATACCTCGCCTCTACGACCTGCGCCGCAAGTGGGAGAACATGAAGAAGAAGTTCGGTTCCTGA
- a CDS encoding acyltransferase translates to MKALIKKSCRGAALAVASPFALLAHVGKRAGSSGMYLGCAQFLSLLPGAVGGYIRSAYYRLTLPRFGKNSEVCMGAVITKMETRVGDWCGIGPFTTIGLAELEDKAVVAGGCSILSGGRMHNFSDPNKGALESSGGIYKRVRIGEKSFVGDRSVVMADIGRQTIVGAGSVVAKEIGDLVVAVGNPARVIKKREEAVD, encoded by the coding sequence ATGAAGGCATTGATTAAAAAATCCTGCAGGGGAGCGGCGCTCGCGGTGGCCTCGCCGTTTGCGCTCCTGGCGCATGTCGGCAAACGGGCGGGGTCGTCGGGTATGTACCTCGGCTGTGCGCAGTTCTTGAGTTTGTTGCCCGGAGCGGTGGGCGGATATATTCGCAGCGCGTACTACAGGCTGACGCTTCCCCGGTTCGGCAAGAACTCCGAGGTTTGCATGGGAGCCGTCATCACCAAGATGGAAACGCGCGTGGGCGACTGGTGCGGGATCGGCCCGTTTACGACCATCGGGCTGGCCGAGCTGGAAGACAAGGCCGTCGTCGCAGGCGGGTGCTCCATCCTTTCCGGCGGGCGGATGCACAATTTTTCCGATCCTAACAAGGGTGCCCTGGAGTCCTCGGGGGGCATCTACAAGCGGGTGCGGATCGGGGAAAAGAGTTTTGTGGGAGATCGGAGCGTGGTCATGGCCGACATCGGCAGGCAAACCATTGTCGGAGCGGGCAGCGTGGTCGCCAAGGAGATCGGCGACCTTGTCGTGGCCGTGGGTAATCCGGCGCGCGTCATCAAGAAAAGGGAAGAGGCCGTCGACTGA
- a CDS encoding polysaccharide deacetylase family protein gives MSREVPCIMYHTVGIPKPDWVWSFLTMPFETFDHEMRVLKKCGYRTLSSAEFLECHRTGEFPDKAVYLTFDDGYLDNWVFAAPILEKYGFCGTIFVNPDFVDPSMGLRPRYDERPVDELELYGFLNWDEMREMERRGCMEIQSHAMTHTWYFSSPEIVDFHHPGDDYVWMDWNDRPEKKYGYLGADAYRGNWGAPVYAHRKSLSGPVYTPDPSVREGLIAFAAEQGEGFFDRADWREALGGKADELQATAGEGRLETDAEYLERVRWELTESKRVLERELGKSVDVFCWPGGGYSDEAEAIAASLYKGVTVGSAKRDQGGWDEHGSFKIARIGAQSLFFEDGSIIYPGGWYTCLFLREYQGDGVARFIRQVYKAALLLKKKMAR, from the coding sequence ATGTCGAGAGAAGTGCCGTGCATCATGTATCACACCGTGGGCATCCCCAAGCCGGATTGGGTGTGGAGTTTCCTGACCATGCCCTTCGAGACGTTCGACCACGAAATGCGCGTTCTCAAGAAGTGCGGCTACCGGACCCTGTCCAGCGCCGAGTTCCTGGAATGCCACAGGACCGGCGAGTTTCCGGACAAGGCCGTCTACCTGACCTTTGACGACGGGTACCTCGACAACTGGGTCTTTGCCGCGCCCATCCTGGAGAAATACGGCTTTTGCGGCACGATCTTCGTCAACCCGGATTTCGTCGATCCCTCCATGGGCCTGCGGCCGCGCTACGACGAACGGCCCGTGGACGAACTGGAGCTTTACGGCTTCCTCAACTGGGACGAGATGCGGGAGATGGAGCGGCGTGGGTGCATGGAAATCCAGTCGCACGCCATGACCCACACCTGGTATTTCTCCTCCCCGGAGATCGTGGATTTCCATCATCCGGGGGACGACTACGTCTGGATGGATTGGAACGACAGGCCGGAGAAGAAGTATGGGTATCTTGGCGCGGACGCCTACAGGGGCAATTGGGGAGCGCCTGTCTATGCACACCGCAAGTCCCTGAGCGGCCCGGTGTACACCCCGGACCCGTCCGTCCGCGAGGGGCTGATCGCCTTTGCCGCGGAACAGGGCGAGGGCTTTTTCGACCGCGCCGACTGGCGTGAAGCGCTAGGGGGCAAGGCCGATGAGCTTCAGGCCACGGCCGGAGAAGGCCGCCTGGAGACCGATGCGGAGTACCTCGAAAGGGTCCGGTGGGAGCTTACGGAGTCCAAACGGGTCCTGGAGCGGGAGCTTGGCAAGAGCGTGGACGTATTCTGCTGGCCGGGCGGCGGATATTCCGACGAGGCCGAGGCCATCGCCGCTTCGCTGTACAAGGGCGTCACCGTCGGGTCCGCCAAGCGTGACCAGGGCGGTTGGGATGAACACGGCAGCTTCAAGATCGCCCGCATCGGCGCGCAGTCGCTTTTTTTCGAGGACGGCTCCATCATTTATCCGGGCGGTTGGTACACCTGCCTGTTTCTCAGGGAATATCAGGGCGACGGCGTGGCCCGTTTCATCCGGCAGGTCTACAAGGCCGCGCTGTTGCTGAAGAAGAAAATGGCCCGTTGA
- a CDS encoding phenylacetate--CoA ligase family protein has translation MRGVICKFLQTLRKDRRYEYFDAASELQWKGTGELRALQWESLKELFGHAYRTTRYYREIMEGVGLTPADIRGFDDYARLPILTKDIVRTRGDDLISYAFDKASLRRNSSGGSTGEPVSFYQNAELWDKMNGTMMLAQTFMGWKPGDMAVRIWGNPQEFRRKPSGLSKLKSRISGTINLNAYEYNRATLGEWAGIIGGFSRVFIYGYPSVLTDLANYLIEENISLPGVKGVMTSAEKMHDWQRELFAKAFSCRIFDQYGSREIPGIASECEHGNMHLLTHAAYTEFLPDPETGTFRIIATSLANAGMPFLRYDIGDYGAPMEGVCPCGRGFPLMKMDIGRVYDRFITPEGNAIHGTYFVRLLAVVKGVSAFQYRQTERSRIDLHIVRGQGFSEESAATVNGLEERIRRDVSPAFSLDVRYVDDIPKTVGGKHRYIVCEVES, from the coding sequence ATGAGAGGAGTGATCTGCAAGTTCTTGCAAACGCTGCGCAAGGACAGGCGCTACGAGTATTTCGACGCGGCGAGTGAATTGCAGTGGAAAGGCACCGGCGAGCTGCGCGCACTCCAGTGGGAGAGTCTGAAGGAACTGTTCGGACATGCCTACAGGACCACGAGATATTACCGGGAGATCATGGAAGGCGTCGGCCTGACCCCCGCGGATATCAGGGGGTTCGACGACTACGCCCGGTTGCCGATTCTGACCAAGGACATCGTCCGCACGAGAGGGGACGATCTCATCTCCTACGCCTTCGACAAGGCGTCGCTCAGGCGCAACAGCAGCGGTGGCTCCACCGGCGAGCCGGTGTCCTTTTATCAGAACGCGGAGTTGTGGGACAAAATGAACGGGACCATGATGCTGGCCCAGACCTTCATGGGCTGGAAACCCGGCGACATGGCCGTCCGCATCTGGGGCAATCCCCAGGAATTCCGCCGGAAGCCGAGCGGGTTGAGCAAGCTGAAGTCCCGGATTTCAGGCACGATCAACCTGAACGCATACGAGTACAACCGGGCGACGCTGGGCGAATGGGCCGGGATTATCGGCGGCTTCTCCCGGGTCTTCATTTACGGCTACCCTTCGGTGCTGACGGACCTGGCCAACTACCTGATCGAGGAGAATATCAGTCTGCCCGGGGTCAAGGGCGTCATGACCTCGGCCGAAAAAATGCACGACTGGCAGCGGGAGCTTTTCGCCAAGGCGTTTTCCTGCCGGATTTTCGACCAGTACGGCAGCCGCGAGATTCCCGGCATCGCCTCCGAATGCGAACACGGCAACATGCACCTGCTGACTCATGCGGCGTACACCGAGTTCCTGCCGGACCCGGAAACGGGAACCTTCAGAATCATAGCCACTTCGCTGGCGAACGCGGGGATGCCGTTTCTGCGTTACGACATAGGGGATTACGGCGCGCCCATGGAAGGCGTCTGCCCCTGCGGACGGGGATTCCCGTTGATGAAGATGGACATCGGGCGCGTCTACGACAGGTTCATCACCCCGGAAGGCAACGCCATACACGGAACCTATTTCGTCCGGCTCCTGGCCGTGGTAAAGGGCGTGTCCGCCTTTCAGTACCGACAGACCGAGCGGAGCCGGATTGATCTGCATATTGTTCGGGGGCAAGGATTTTCCGAGGAGAGCGCGGCAACCGTCAACGGCCTGGAGGAACGGATCAGGCGCGACGTGTCCCCCGCCTTTTCCCTCGATGTCCGGTATGTCGACGACATACCGAAAACCGTGGGCGGCAAACACCGCTATATCGTCTGCGAGGTCGAAAGCTGA
- a CDS encoding glycosyltransferase, with translation MLRVMEVIFTLSHGGAERLAMTILDGTRDRVEGMVCGVFGDGGPLEPALDEMGLRHVSLDALRRGKLGTWRELYRLFRQERVDIVHVQAGYLLLYAFIPARLAGAKVVYTEHAKHSIQTKPGVRRVIRLAAPFLSRITTVSNNLKAFFMDSLGQPEHRLEVIPNGVDTALFTAAGRSVRGSGIPDDGRLVFGSVARMTEAKDHGNLLRAFRRVRDGRDGVLLALVGDGETREEVERMIDELDLRDSVLMLGRRDDIPAWLRAMDVFVLPSRREGAPVSVLEAMACGVPVVATDVGGVSEILVDGENGRVVQPEDHEALAGAMLWMMDNPEARERFAEAGPKSVAGRYSNHAMCSSYLNLYEKVMS, from the coding sequence ATGCTTCGCGTCATGGAAGTCATATTCACGTTGAGCCACGGCGGCGCCGAACGGCTCGCCATGACCATTCTTGACGGTACGCGGGACCGCGTCGAGGGGATGGTCTGCGGCGTGTTCGGCGACGGCGGCCCCTTGGAGCCCGCGCTCGATGAGATGGGATTGCGCCATGTCAGCCTCGACGCCTTACGCAGGGGCAAGCTCGGAACCTGGCGGGAGCTGTACCGGCTCTTTCGTCAGGAGCGGGTCGACATCGTCCACGTTCAAGCCGGTTATCTGCTGCTCTACGCCTTCATCCCGGCCCGTCTGGCCGGAGCCAAGGTCGTGTACACGGAGCACGCGAAGCACTCCATTCAGACCAAGCCGGGGGTGCGGCGGGTCATCAGGCTGGCCGCTCCCTTCCTGAGCCGCATCACCACTGTTTCGAACAACCTGAAAGCCTTTTTCATGGACTCCCTGGGCCAGCCCGAACATCGGCTGGAAGTCATTCCCAACGGGGTGGACACCGCGTTGTTCACAGCGGCCGGGCGATCCGTGCGCGGCAGCGGGATTCCGGATGACGGACGGCTGGTATTCGGCTCCGTGGCCCGGATGACGGAGGCCAAGGACCACGGCAATCTGCTTCGGGCGTTTCGCCGGGTCAGGGACGGGCGCGATGGCGTCCTGCTGGCCCTGGTCGGCGACGGCGAGACGCGGGAGGAGGTCGAGAGGATGATCGACGAACTCGATCTGCGCGATTCCGTGCTGATGTTGGGCCGCCGCGATGACATCCCCGCCTGGCTGCGCGCCATGGACGTGTTTGTGCTGCCCTCCCGGAGAGAGGGCGCGCCCGTGTCCGTTCTTGAAGCCATGGCCTGCGGCGTTCCCGTGGTGGCCACGGACGTGGGCGGAGTTTCGGAGATCCTCGTGGACGGCGAGAACGGCCGGGTGGTGCAGCCGGAGGACCACGAGGCGTTGGCCGGGGCCATGCTTTGGATGATGGACAATCCCGAGGCCCGGGAGCGATTCGCCGAAGCGGGGCCGAAAAGCGTCGCCGGGCGGTACAGCAATCACGCAATGTGTTCCAGTTACTTGAACCTTTATGAGAAGGTGATGTCATGA
- a CDS encoding acyltransferase: MGYATFRRAVKEQKNPFYKLLYKIAVRVRRISVPVIKPFHNFLYHEWLFRRGLWHNFWRVVYYEPMFKSQCVEVGPGFRMEYAGNGSTTVGGQVDIYFGKNIRMFDNTWIQGVPIGGRSVLKVGDDSYLSPMTRIIVAERVEIGCRCLVAAKFIADNSGHPISDVMGRMVSGGGLPSPGSIKPVKVGDFCLLGTQTIIYPGTVIGDGVVAQIGTHLKGNIPPFTLVGGNPMRILGKLPIPEEISEIVGEERYQGYLKAHEDLEI; the protein is encoded by the coding sequence ATGGGTTATGCAACGTTTCGCCGAGCAGTCAAGGAACAGAAAAATCCGTTTTACAAGCTGCTTTACAAGATAGCCGTCAGGGTGCGCCGGATTTCCGTGCCGGTCATCAAGCCCTTTCACAATTTCCTCTATCACGAATGGTTGTTCAGGAGGGGGCTGTGGCACAATTTCTGGCGCGTGGTGTACTACGAGCCGATGTTCAAATCCCAATGCGTCGAAGTCGGCCCGGGGTTCCGCATGGAATATGCCGGAAACGGGTCGACCACCGTGGGCGGCCAGGTCGACATCTATTTCGGGAAAAACATCCGCATGTTCGACAACACCTGGATTCAGGGCGTGCCGATCGGCGGGCGGTCCGTGCTGAAAGTGGGGGACGACAGCTACCTTTCGCCCATGACCCGCATCATCGTGGCCGAACGGGTGGAGATCGGGTGCAGGTGCCTCGTGGCGGCCAAGTTCATCGCGGACAATTCCGGCCACCCCATCTCCGATGTCATGGGCCGCATGGTCTCGGGAGGCGGCCTGCCGTCGCCCGGGAGCATCAAGCCGGTGAAGGTCGGCGACTTCTGCCTGCTTGGCACCCAGACGATTATTTATCCCGGAACCGTGATCGGGGACGGGGTCGTGGCCCAGATCGGGACGCATCTCAAGGGGAACATTCCGCCCTTCACCCTGGTGGGCGGCAATCCCATGCGCATTCTCGGCAAGCTGCCCATCCCCGAGGAAATCAGCGAAATTGTCGGTGAAGAGCGGTATCAGGGCTATCTCAAGGCCCACGAGGACCTGGAAATCTAG